Genomic window (Caldibacillus debilis DSM 16016):
CCGTTGATTGAAAAAAATCCCATGCTTTTTCCCTCCCGAAAAAACCTGTCCATCCTATTCTATGCACGGGCCGGGGCATATTTATCCTTGCGGAAGAATAAAATTTTTCCTATCAAAAATCTGTTAAAATAATGAACCAAGATGACGGTTTGAAAACGGGTGGGGAACATGGAACTGAAAGCCAAACTAAAGCGGCATTGCCTTTTTGTTGACTTGCCTGAGGAAATATTGGCGGATTTGGAAACAAACGCTCAAATAAAAACCTTTCGGAAGGGCGATCATATTTTTTTCCACGGGGAAGAACAGCTGGCGGTGTACTTCATCATCGGGGGGATCGTGAAGATCTACCGGACCGATGCGAAAGGCCGGGAACAAATCCTTTCCGTATTGAACGAAGGGGAGCTGTTCCCCCATACCGGGTTTTTCCAAAAAATTTCCTATCCCGGAAACGCCGTGGCCGTTCAGGAAGCGGAATTGGCCTATTTCCTGCTGGAAGATTTTGAAACCCTTATCTTGAAACATGGCGAACTTTGCATCAGACTGTTCCGGACGTTGGAAAAGAAAATCATGGAACTGCAAAACCGCCTTGAAGATCAATTGTCAAACAATGCCTATGAGCAAGTGGCGAAATTGCTTTTGCGGCTGACGGAACAATACGGGGAAAACCTCGGCGGAGAGAAAGTGCGGCTAAGGATTCCCCTGTCCCATAAAGAAATGGCCCAAATCATCGGCACGACGAGGGAGACGGTGAGCCGGACCTTTTCCGGTTTAAAACGGAAGAACATCGTTTTCCACGACGATACCGGCGCCTTTTACATCGTCAACCGGGAAAAGTTGGCGAAGGAATTGGACCCGGGACGGGAAGGAGAGACTGAATCGTGAAGGGATCCCGAGCAGGCGGCCGAAAATTTCGTCCTTTTCGGGTCAGGTCTGTCCTTTTGCCGGGGAGGATCCCGGCGGGGGAACTGCCGCCGATAGCTCCCCCCAGGACAACTCGGTTTTTTGACAAATCGGTTTTTTACAAGATGCGGGTTTTGCGGCGGCGAAGGCCCTTTCGCTTTTTTCGGAATCGGGCCTTGGCAATGTTCCCTTTTGACGGAGGAATCCTTCCGGTTTTGGCCCGTTCGGCGGTGCGATTATCGGGCGGAAGGGTGTCGGGGCATCTTGAAGACGATTTCTGGTTGATGTTGATGGTCAAAATGTCTTTGAAGAAGCGCGGCGCCGATCCGGAGATGGCCTCTTTTTTTTGGTGAAAAGCGGAAAATGCGGGAACGCATGGCTGCAAACAAGCGGGGGATGATGGCGGAAAAACCTTCGTCCGGTCCGGGAAAATCTTCCGAAAATATGGTAAAATCATGACAAACCGTATATTCGGAGGATGGCATATGAAGATACCCTTTGAACAAATCGTATCCTTGGACCAGATCGGGAAGGGCGGCGGAAAAAGGACCAATGAGCTGTTTTTCCTGGCGCAAAAAGCCGATGTCAAACCGGCTGTTCAGGACGAAAAAAAGGTCCTCCTTCTTCTCATCGATATGCAAAACGATTTCATGGAAAACGGTGAACTGGCGGTCCCCAACTCCCACGGGGACGTTGTCAATACGCTGCGGTTTATCTACCGGAATTTCGAAAAAATTACCGATATCGCCGTGTCTTTGGACACCCACCACGTCCATCAAATCTTCCATCCGTCCTGGTGGACGGACCGGAATGGCAATCATCCGGAGCCTTTCACCGTTATAACGGCGCGGGATGTGGAAGAAGGAAAATGGCTGCCGGCATTCGAAAAAGAAATCAGCGTGGAATATGTGAAAAATCTGGAACGGTCCGGGAAAAAACAGCTCGTGATCTGGCCTTACCATTGCCTCGAAGGCACTTTCGGCTGCGCCCTCGAAGGGCAGCTGGCCAATATGGTGTATTTCCATTCCCTCTGCCGGGGATCGGATGTGAAACGGATCGTCAAGGGGCAAAAACC
Coding sequences:
- a CDS encoding Crp/Fnr family transcriptional regulator; the protein is MELKAKLKRHCLFVDLPEEILADLETNAQIKTFRKGDHIFFHGEEQLAVYFIIGGIVKIYRTDAKGREQILSVLNEGELFPHTGFFQKISYPGNAVAVQEAELAYFLLEDFETLILKHGELCIRLFRTLEKKIMELQNRLEDQLSNNAYEQVAKLLLRLTEQYGENLGGEKVRLRIPLSHKEMAQIIGTTRETVSRTFSGLKRKNIVFHDDTGAFYIVNREKLAKELDPGREGETES
- a CDS encoding cysteine hydrolase family protein, with the protein product MKIPFEQIVSLDQIGKGGGKRTNELFFLAQKADVKPAVQDEKKVLLLLIDMQNDFMENGELAVPNSHGDVVNTLRFIYRNFEKITDIAVSLDTHHVHQIFHPSWWTDRNGNHPEPFTVITARDVEEGKWLPAFEKEISVEYVKNLERSGKKQLVIWPYHCLEGTFGCALEGQLANMVYFHSLCRGSDVKRIVKGQKPTTEMYGIFRAEYDPTGARNDALLEELRKYDQIVVAGEAKSHCVLESLWQLVEYFAEKEEPASKIYCLEDCMSPILGFEEATEEAYRRLSRDYGVHLVNSAEWSL